In one window of Phormidium ambiguum IAM M-71 DNA:
- the rpsK gene encoding 30S ribosomal protein S11, whose amino-acid sequence MARQTTRKPGTKKQKRNVPNGIAYIQSTFNNTIVTISDQNGDVISWASAGSSGFKGAKKGTPFAAQTAAEGAARRAIDQGMRQIEVMVSGPGAGRETAIRALQGAGLEITLIRDITPIPHNGCRPPKRRRV is encoded by the coding sequence ATGGCGCGACAAACAACAAGAAAACCGGGTACGAAAAAGCAAAAGCGCAACGTGCCGAATGGTATAGCTTACATTCAGTCAACTTTTAACAATACGATCGTCACAATCAGCGATCAAAATGGTGATGTGATCTCCTGGGCCTCAGCAGGTTCCAGTGGGTTTAAAGGGGCGAAAAAAGGTACTCCCTTTGCAGCACAAACAGCCGCCGAAGGCGCGGCACGGCGAGCGATCGATCAAGGAATGCGGCAAATTGAAGTCATGGTTAGTGGTCCCGGTGCAGGTCGGGAAACAGCAATTAGAGCACTTCAAGGTGCTGGCTTAGAAATTACCCTGATTCGAGACATTACTCCCATTCCCCACAACGGCTGCCGTCCACCCAAGCGTCGTCGCGTATAG
- the rplM gene encoding 50S ribosomal protein L13, translating into MNKTYLPPQNADRQWYLIDAADQRLGRLASEIAVILRGKNLPQYTPHLDTGGFVIVVNAEKVQVTGKKRTQKTYHRHSGRPGGMKTESFAQLQQRIPERIIEQAVKGMLPKNSLGRSLFTKLKVYPGPDHPHAAQKPQEVKINTIPGGEG; encoded by the coding sequence ATGAACAAAACCTACTTACCACCACAAAATGCCGATCGCCAGTGGTATCTGATCGATGCTGCTGACCAGCGTTTGGGAAGATTAGCCAGTGAAATTGCCGTAATTCTTAGAGGCAAAAATTTACCACAATATACACCACATCTAGATACAGGTGGCTTTGTAATTGTAGTTAACGCCGAAAAAGTTCAAGTTACAGGCAAAAAACGGACTCAGAAAACCTACCATCGTCACTCCGGTAGACCAGGTGGAATGAAAACCGAATCTTTTGCTCAACTACAACAACGGATTCCTGAAAGAATTATTGAACAAGCTGTCAAGGGAATGTTGCCGAAAAACTCTTTAGGTAGAAGCTTATTCACCAAATTAAAAGTTTATCCCGGCCCCGACCATCCCCACGCAGCACAAAAACCTCAAGAAGTTAAGATCAATACTATTCCCGGAGGAGAAGGATAA
- the rplQ gene encoding 50S ribosomal protein L17: MRHGRRIPQLSKPADQRKALLRALTTQLLRHGRIETTVTRAKAVRSEADRIITLAKDGSLSARRQAMGYLYDKQLVHALFEQVGERYGNRKGGYTRILRTINRRGDNAEMAIIELV, from the coding sequence ATGCGTCACGGTCGTCGTATCCCTCAACTAAGTAAGCCTGCTGACCAGCGAAAAGCTCTGTTAAGAGCTTTAACAACCCAACTGTTACGTCATGGTCGGATTGAAACTACTGTTACTAGAGCTAAAGCTGTGAGATCGGAAGCCGATCGAATCATCACTTTAGCCAAAGATGGCTCCTTATCTGCTCGTCGTCAAGCAATGGGCTATCTTTACGACAAACAACTAGTTCACGCCTTATTTGAACAAGTCGGAGAACGTTACGGTAATCGTAAAGGTGGTTATACTCGCATCCTGCGAACCATAAACCGTCGCGGCGACAACGCAGAAATGGCAATTATTGAGCTAGTGTGA
- the truA gene encoding tRNA pseudouridine(38-40) synthase TruA gives MTNPESANENLKSSRRVALVIQYLGTHFHGWQRQNGQRTVQEEIEKVLAAIEHRPVTLYGAGRTDAGVHAAAQVAHFETTGSIPPEKWATVLNTQLPKDILVLASAEVNSRWHARFSASWRRYRYTIYTDRQPNLFVRPFAWHYYYAPLDATQMQAALNPLIGKHDLTAFHRSNSGRAHSWVEVQEVQCVRANGCNSKNSEGSFIHIEIQANGFLYGMVRLLVGLLVQVGKGERSPAEFTQLWVNQRRNEVKYAAPANGLCLLRVGYPEFPFPPEVWFDNQPKFTFWQPTSQF, from the coding sequence ATGACCAATCCAGAATCGGCAAACGAAAATCTAAAATCATCACGGCGAGTTGCCTTGGTGATTCAATACCTGGGCACTCATTTTCACGGTTGGCAAAGACAAAACGGACAACGCACGGTACAAGAAGAGATCGAAAAAGTACTAGCTGCGATCGAACATCGACCAGTCACCCTTTACGGCGCAGGAAGAACTGATGCAGGAGTCCATGCTGCGGCTCAAGTAGCTCATTTTGAAACCACAGGTTCCATTCCTCCTGAAAAATGGGCAACCGTTCTCAATACGCAACTGCCTAAAGATATATTAGTACTGGCCTCAGCTGAGGTAAATTCTAGATGGCACGCTCGCTTTTCAGCTAGTTGGCGACGTTATCGGTACACCATATATACAGACCGCCAACCAAACTTGTTTGTACGACCCTTTGCTTGGCATTATTATTATGCGCCTCTAGACGCAACCCAAATGCAAGCCGCCCTCAATCCCTTGATTGGAAAGCACGATTTGACAGCTTTCCATCGATCGAATTCCGGTCGCGCTCACTCTTGGGTAGAAGTTCAAGAAGTACAATGTGTCCGCGCCAACGGATGCAACAGCAAGAATAGTGAAGGCTCATTCATTCATATAGAAATTCAGGCAAACGGATTTTTGTATGGCATGGTGCGGTTACTGGTGGGATTATTGGTACAAGTTGGTAAAGGTGAACGATCGCCAGCCGAATTCACCCAACTTTGGGTTAACCAACGTCGTAACGAAGTAAAATACGCAGCACCTGCTAACGGACTGTGTTTGCTGCGCGTTGGCTATCCCGAATTTCCATTTCCCCCAGAAGTTTGGTTTGATAACCAACCTAAATTTACATTCTGGCAGCCAACATCACAATTTTAA
- a CDS encoding DNA-directed RNA polymerase subunit alpha, which translates to MAQFHIECVESNIEKNRGQYSKFVLEPLERGQGTTVGNALRRVLLSNLPGTAVTAVRIAGVNHEFATIPGVQEDVLEILLNMKEIVFKSHIAGPQIGRLVATGPGTVIASQFDLPSEVEVVDPSQYVATLAPGAKLEIEFRMETGKGYRSVERGHDESAALDFLQIDAVFMPVRKVNYSVEEVRADGSQEKDRLLMEIWTNGSISPQEALSQAANILVDLFQPLTDITTHAIGPEPSDEQDPTSQIPIEELHLSVRAYNCLKRAQINSVADLLDYTQEDLLEIKNFGQKSAEEVIEALQKRLGITLPKEKSAKPNA; encoded by the coding sequence GTGGCGCAGTTTCACATTGAATGTGTCGAGTCTAACATTGAGAAAAATCGGGGTCAATACAGCAAATTTGTCCTAGAGCCACTGGAAAGAGGTCAAGGAACCACTGTTGGCAACGCATTAAGGCGAGTACTACTGTCCAATTTACCAGGAACAGCTGTTACCGCAGTGCGGATTGCCGGAGTGAATCACGAATTTGCCACAATTCCAGGAGTCCAGGAAGATGTGCTGGAGATTCTATTAAACATGAAAGAAATAGTCTTCAAAAGTCACATCGCTGGCCCACAAATTGGCCGCTTAGTGGCCACAGGCCCCGGAACAGTGATTGCATCACAGTTTGACTTACCTTCAGAAGTGGAGGTAGTAGACCCCAGCCAATATGTCGCAACACTGGCACCAGGAGCTAAATTAGAAATCGAATTTCGGATGGAAACCGGAAAAGGTTATCGTTCGGTAGAACGAGGGCATGATGAATCTGCGGCTTTGGATTTTCTCCAAATTGATGCAGTATTTATGCCAGTCCGCAAGGTGAACTATAGTGTCGAAGAAGTTCGTGCTGATGGTTCCCAGGAAAAAGACCGCTTACTGATGGAAATTTGGACTAATGGCAGCATTAGTCCACAAGAAGCACTGTCTCAAGCGGCAAATATTTTAGTGGACTTATTTCAACCACTCACAGATATTACCACTCATGCGATCGGCCCTGAGCCATCGGATGAACAAGACCCAACCAGCCAAATTCCGATCGAAGAATTACATCTCTCAGTTCGTGCCTATAACTGTTTAAAACGGGCACAAATTAATTCAGTCGCAGACTTACTGGACTACACCCAGGAAGACTTACTGGAAATCAAAAACTTTGGCCAAAAATCAGCCGAAGAAGTGATCGAAGCCCTACAAAAACGCTTAGGCATCACTTTACCTAAAGAAAAATCTGCCAAACCCAACGCTTAA
- the rpsI gene encoding 30S ribosomal protein S9: protein MQAVEQSDRIVNNDRVMYWGTGRRKSAIARVRLVPGSGQMTINGKPGDLYLQFNPAFLIVAKAPLETLGLENDYDVIVKAEGGGVAGQADAIRLGVARALCQLDPENRKPLKTEGYLTRDPRAKERKKYGLHKARKAPQYSKR from the coding sequence ATGCAAGCAGTAGAACAAAGCGATCGGATCGTCAACAACGATCGCGTAATGTATTGGGGAACAGGTCGGCGGAAATCTGCGATCGCCAGAGTTCGCCTCGTACCCGGTAGCGGTCAAATGACCATCAACGGCAAACCCGGAGACTTATATCTCCAATTCAACCCAGCTTTCTTGATCGTAGCCAAAGCACCCTTAGAAACCTTGGGACTGGAAAACGATTACGATGTCATCGTTAAAGCTGAAGGCGGCGGAGTCGCAGGACAAGCAGATGCAATTCGCTTAGGTGTAGCTAGAGCACTGTGTCAACTAGACCCAGAAAACCGTAAACCCTTAAAAACAGAAGGGTATCTCACCCGCGATCCCAGAGCCAAAGAACGGAAAAAATACGGCTTACACAAAGCACGTAAAGCACCTCAGTACTCCAAACGTTAA